The Polyodon spathula isolate WHYD16114869_AA chromosome 45, ASM1765450v1, whole genome shotgun sequence region GCAATGAAATGAAGACCCCAAATATATTCTAGCCATCACAATCAAAACCATGACAACACGAACTCAAACAGCCAATGACAATCAATCTCTCGTAGCTCTAGGCCAACGTAAAACCATCCGTTCAATGGTGGGTCGGGTCCACTGGTGGTTAGACTTTAGGATCTGTTTGTTTCAGTCTTTGTCCCGTGTTTTTTTACTCTTGTGAGTCTACGCTCAACACGGCTCGGGCTGGGTTGGTCGAAGGGGGGTCTTGTCACAGCTTCGGCTTCGCGGCGGGCGGGGCCGGGGTCCTGCCCTTGGTGTTAGGTTGGCTTTCCCTACTGTGTTTAGATTGTCGCTCGCTTGTCTGATAATCACCGCAGCGTGTTCTCGTTCCAGGCGCTGTGTCTCTGTGAGTGAAATTTCACATGTAGCCTGAAGGTTGTATACCAATACacaacagaatatatattttttttttttttccatcgaCAACCTACAACCAATGAGGAATCATCTTACACAGTCCTCAACTGTGTCTCACCCCCCTAGTCACCCTAACTACCAGCCACACCCCCCCCTTACGCCTGAACTTACTTTGCAGCCACTTCATCATCCACATGACTACTCACCCCTCTCCCAGAGACCTTCACACTAGACCATGATAACACCTGTCACACGTCAACCCAGCACTACAGGGAAACCCACCCTTGGACCCCCCCCTTACTTTCTCCAATAACACAGACAGGTGTATATGCACACCTGGAAACTCCAATAACTGAGACGCTCTCTCTGCACACCTGGACTGTCCAATAACAGAGACGCTCTCTCTGCACACCTGGACTCCAATAACACTGACGCTCTCTCTGCACACCTGAACTCTCCAATAACAGCATGACGGCTCTCTCTGCACACCTGGACACTCCAATAACCCAGACGCTATCTCTGTGCATTGAACTCTCCAATCACTGAGACGCTCTCTCACACTTGGACTCTCCAATAACCCAGACGCTCTCTCTGCACACCTGGACTCTCCAATAACCCAGACgctctctctgcacaccctgGACTCTCCAATAACCCAGACgctctctctgcacaccctgGACTCTCCAATAACCCAGACgctctctctgcacaccctgGACTCTCCAATAACCCAGACgctctctctgcacaccctgGACTCTCCAATAACCCAGACgctctctctgcacaccctgGACTCTCCAATAACCCAGACgctctctctgcacaccctgGACTCTCCAATAACCCAGACGCCCTCTCTGCACACCCTGGACTCTCCAATAACCCAGACgctctctctgcacaccctgGACTCTCCAATAACCCAGACgctctctctgcacaccctgGACTCTCCAATAACCCAGACgctctctctgcacaccctgGACTCTCCAATAACCCAGACgctctctctgcacaccctgGACTCTCCAATAACCCAGACGCTCTCTCTGCAGAGAAAGGCTGCTCATCTCTCGCTGTAAGCACTGAATTGTGCGCTGATTACTGTATTCATTATCATTAACTGTATTATTATACATGTGCATTAATAAAGTTTTCTGTCCTCAAATTTATTGTGTTCTGTCTTATTTCATGAACTCACACAGTTAGAACTCATGAACTCACacagtagaaattattattattattattattttaggaattattattaagtattattaggtattattatatta contains the following coding sequences:
- the LOC121305878 gene encoding uncharacterized protein LOC121305878, which translates into the protein MDYILNTDNEYRESVWVIGESRVCRESVWVIGESRVCRESVWVIGESRVCRESVWVIGESSREGVWDAERASGLLESPGCAERASGLLESPGCAESVWVIGESRVCRESVWVIGESRVCRESVWVIGESRVCRESVWVIGESRVCRESVWVIGESRVCRESVWVIGESRVCREGVWVIGESRVCRESVWVIGESRVCRESVWVIGESRVCRESVWVIGESRVCRESVWVIGESRVCRESVWVIGESRVCRESVWVIGESRCAERASGLLESPSRHSAWNENTLR